The Castanea sativa cultivar Marrone di Chiusa Pesio chromosome 11, ASM4071231v1 genome contains a region encoding:
- the LOC142616313 gene encoding putative mitochondrial protein AtMg00310, with protein sequence MSCFKLPIGLCNDIEKLIQKFGGYKEEIDEKFIGKIGRLCKPKAQGGLGFQDLCKFNDAMLAKRFWQLVTNTDSLLYKVFKSKYFPNGNISYAKPNSGSFAWRSVLRARKVISIGARWRIGDGTQIRIFNDNWLPHECDGKIISPPSIIPRNATVFALIDSGSCWWNSQLIDESFLPFETQKIKDIPLCAIA encoded by the coding sequence ATGAGTTGTTTCAAGCTACCAATCGGTCTGTGCAATGATATTGAAAAATTGATCCAGAAATTTGGTGGTTACAAAGAGGAGATCGACgaaaaattcattggaaaaATTGGGAGACTATGTAAACCAAAGGCTCAAGGTGGTTTGGGGTTTCAAGATCTATGCAAATTCAATGATGCAATGTTGGCTAAGCGATTTTGGCAATTGGTGACCAATACGGACTCCCTCTTGTACAAGGTATTTAAATCTAAGTATTTTCCCAACGGTAATATTTCTTATGCCAAGCCAAACTCAGGTTCCTTTGCATGGAGAAGTGTCCTCCGAGCAAGGAAAGTCATTTCAATAGGTGCCCGATGGAGGATTGGTGATGGGACTCAAATTCGGATTTTTAATGACAATTGGTTACCTCACGAATGTGATGGTAAGATTATATCCCCTCCTTCAATTATCCCTAGAAATGCAACTGTTTTTGCTCTTATTGACAGTGGCTCGTGCTGGTGGAATAGCCAATTAATTGATGAGTCTTTCCTACCTTTTGAAACTCAAAAGATCAAAGATATACCATTGTGTGCTATTGCCTAG